Within the Sebastes umbrosus isolate fSebUmb1 chromosome 5, fSebUmb1.pri, whole genome shotgun sequence genome, the region TCAGTTCAGGATGCACAGAATGCGTATGGCTTACCTCGCCACCAAGTGCGCTGCCATCATTATTCAGGACCGCTACAGGGCCAAAATGCTCAGGGATCAACAGATGCAGAGGTACAGGACAATGAAATCCGCAGCGGTCATCATCCAGGCAGCATATCGTGGCCACAGAGCCAGGAGGAAGATCGTAGAGATGTATCGAGCTGCGACAATccttcagagaaagtttctcaCCATTAGGGAAAGAAATAGCTTCCTAGCTCTCAAGGCCGCAGCTTTGGCTTGTCAGCAGATGTACAGAGCAGTGACTTTGGCAAGAAAAGTCCGCTTGGACTATCTGTCAAAGCGCAGGGCAGTTATTTGTATGCAGGCAGCCTACAGAGGATGCAAGGTCAGAAAGCAGTTGCGTATCCAGCATGCGGCAGCTGTGACAATTCAGTCTCACTTCCGAAAATACCAGCAGAGAACCTTCTACAAGACTCTCCGCTGGGCTGTCAGTGTTTTGCAAACACGTTACAGAGCCAACAAGAAAATGAGAGAGGAGATGCAAGCCCTGAGTGCCAAGAGAAATGCTGCTGTTGTCTTACAAGCTGCCTTCCGGGGAATGAAATCCAGACGAATCGTCAAACAAAGGCATCAAGCTGCCAGTGTTATCCAGAGAGCTTACAGAACACAGTGTGAACATAAGCAGTATCTGACCTTGAAATCCTCCGTCCTCACCATTCAGCGGAGGTATCGGGCCACTGTAGCAGCGAAggaacaaatgcaaaaattcCAAACAATGCGCAGCGTTGCTGTTGTCCTCCAGGCAGCATACAGAGGTCAGCGGGTCAGAAAGGAAGTCGCTCGTCAGCATCAGGCTGCCACTGTGATCCAGTCTGCATTCAGAAAGCACAGAGAGGAAGTCAAATTCCAGGCCATGCGTCTGTCCGCCATTATCATCCAAAGACAATATCGCTCCTGGATGCTTCAAAGACGAGAAAGAGAAAAGTACCTGAAAGCGAGACATTCAGCCATCGTTCTTCAAGCAGCTTTCAGAGGTCATCTTGTGCGAACCAACATTGCCAAGATGCACAGGGCAGCTACCGTCATTCAAGCAAACTTCAAATGGCATAAACAGCAGTCAGCCTTCAGGAGACAACGCTGGGCAGCCTGTGTCTTACAGCAGAGGTTTAGAGCTCAGAGGCAGAGAAATCTTGAGATGAAACATTATCAACAGTGCAGAAATGCAGTCATCATGTTACAGGCTGCATATCGTGGAATGAAATCCAGACGAATCATCAAACAAAGGCATCAGGCTGCCAGTGTTATCCAGAGAGCTTACGGAACACACTGTGAACACAAGCAGTATCTGAAATTAAAATCCTCCGTCCTCACCATTCAGCGGAGGTATCGGGCCACTGTTGCAGCAAAggaacaaatgcaaaaataccaaacaatGTGCAGCGCTGCTGTTGTCCTCCAGGCAGCATACAGAGGTCAGCAGGTCAGAAAGGAGGTTGCTCGTCAGCATCAGGCTGCCACTGTGATCCAGTCTGCATTCAGAAAGCACAGAGAGGAAGTCAAATTCCAGGCCATGCGTCTGTCCGCCATTATCATCCAGAGATGCTATCGCTCCTGCATTCTTCAAAGACGAGAAAGAGAAAAGTACCTGAAAGCGAGACATTCAGCCATCATTCTTCAAGCAGCTTTCAGAGGTCATCAAGTGCGAACCAACATTGCCAAGATGCACAGGGCAGCTACTGTCATTCAAGCAAACTTCAAGAGGCATAAACAGCAGTCAGCCTTCAGGAGACAACGCTGGGCAGCCTGTGTCTTACAGCAGAGGTTTAGAgctcagagacagagaaacactgAGGTGAAACATTATCAGCAGGTCAGGAAAGCTGCTATCATGTTACAGGCTGCATATCGTGGATTGAAATTAAGGCAGAACATCAAACAAAAGCATCAGGCTGCCAGTGTTATCCAGAGAGCGTACAGAGCACACTGTGAACACAAGCAATATCTGAACTTAAAATCCTCCGTCCTCACCATTCAGCGGAGGTATCGGGCCACTGTAGCAGCAAAggaacaaatgcaaaaattcCAAACAATGTGCAGCGCTGCTGTTGTCCTCCAGGCAGCATACAGAGGTCAGCAGGTCAGAAAGGAAGTCGCTCGTCGACATCAGGCTGCCACTGTGATCCAGTCTGCATTCAGAAAGCACAGAGAGGAAGTCAAATTCCAGGCCATGCGTCTGTCCGCCATTATTATCCAAAGACAATATCGCTCCTGGATGCTTCAAAGACGAGAAAGAGAAAAGTACCTGAAAGTGAGACATTCAGCCATCGTTCTTCAAGCAGCTTTCAGAGGTCATCTTGTGCGAACCAACATTGCCAAGATGCACAGGGCAGCTACTGTCATTCAAGCAAACTTCAAGATGCATAAACAGCAGTCAGCCTTCAGGAGACAACGCTGGGCAGCCTGTGTCTTACAGCAGAGGTTTAGAGCTCAGAGGCAGAGAAATCTTGAGGTGAAACAATATCAACTGTGCAGAAATGGAGTCATCATGTTACAGGCTGCATATCGTGGAATGAAATCCAGACGAATCATCAAACAAAGGCATCAGGCTGCCAGTGTTATCCAGAGAGCTTACAGAACACACTGTGAACATAAGCAGTATCTGAACTTAAAATCCTCCGTCCTCACCATTCAGCGGAGGTATCGGGCCACTGTAGCAGCAAAggaacaaatgcaaaaataccaaacaatGTGCAGCGCTGCTGTTGTCCTTCAAGCAGCATACAGAGGTCAGCAGGTCAGAAAGGAGATTGCTCGTCAGCATCAGGCTGCCACTGTGATCCAGTCTGCATTCAGAAAGCACAGAGAGGAAGTCAAATTCCAGGCCATGCGTCTGTCCGCCATTATTATCCAAAGACAATATCGCTCCTGGATGCTTCAAAGACGAGAAAGAGAAAAGTATCTGAAAGCGAGACATTCAGCCATCGTTCTTCAAGCAGCTATCAGAGGTCATCTTGTGCGAACCAACATTGCCAAAATGCACAGGGCAGCTACTGTCATTCAAGCAAACTTCAAGAGGTATAAACAGCAGTCAGCCTTCAGGAGACAACGCTGGGCAGCCTGTGTCTTACAGCAGAGGTTTAGAgctcagagacagagaaacactgAGGTAAAACATTATCAGCAGGTCAGGAAAGCTGCTATCATGTTACAGGCTGCATATCGTGGATTGAAATCCAGACGAATCATCAAACAAAGGCATCAGGCTGCCAGTGTTATCCAGAGAGCTTACAGAGCACAATGTGAACTAAAGCAATATCTGAACTTAAAATCCTCCGTCCTCACCATTCAGCGGAGGTATCGGGCCACTGTAGCAGCAAAggaacaaatgcaaaaataccaaacaatGCGCAGCGCTGCTGTTGTCCTTCAGGCAGCATACAGAGGTCAGCAGGTCAGAAAGGAGGTTGCTCGCCGGCATCAGTCTGCTACTGTGATCCAGTCTGCATTCAGAAAGCACAGAGAGGAAGTCAAATTCCAGGCCATGCGTCTGTCCGCCATTATCATCCAGAGATACTATCGCTCCTGTATTCTTCAGAGGCAAGAAAGGGCAAAGTACCTGATAGCGAGACATTCAGCCATCGTTCTTCAAGCAGCTTTCAGAGGTCATCAAGTGCGAACCAACATTGCCAAGATGCACAGGGCAGCTACTGTCATTCAAGCAAACTTCAAGAGGTATAAACAGCAGTCAGCCTTCAGGAGGCAACGCTGGGCAGCCTGTGTCTTACAGCAGAGGTTTAGAgctcagagacagagaaacactgAGGTGAAACATTATCAACAGTGCAGAAATGCAGTCATTAATCTACAAGCTGCCTTCCGTGGAATGAAATCTAGAAGAATAATCAAACAACGGCACCAGGCCGCCAGTGTTGTGCAGAGAGCTTACAGAGGCTTCTCCGAACGTCAGCAGTATCTGAAATTAAAATCCTCCGTCCTTACTATTCAGCGAAGATATCGGGCTGCTGTTGCAGCCAAAGCACAAAGAACACAATACCTGGAAATGCGCAGTGCAGCCATCATCGTTCAGGCAGCATACAGAGGTCAGCAGGTCAGAAAGGAGGTCGCTCGTTGGCATCAGGCTTCCATTGTGATCCAGTCTGCATTCAGAAAGCACAGAGAGGAAGTCAAATTCCAGGCCATGCGTCTATCCGCCATAATCATCCAAAGACACTATCGCTCCTGTATGCTTCAGAGGCAAGAAAGAGAAACGTTCCTGAAAATGAAGCAATCCACCACCACCCTTCAGGCAGCGTTCAGAGGCTGGTGTGTCAGGAGGGACTTAAGCCGACAAAATCAAGCTGCCATTGTGATCCAATCGTGGTGGAGATGCTCTGTGCAGAGGCGTATCTTCCAAAGGAAGCGGGAGACGACTGTGACAATTCAGCGGAGGGTCCGGGCAGTGCAGCTCGGCAAGTTGGAGAGGAACAACTACACCCAAATGAGGAGAGCTGCCATCACGCTTCAGACACACTGCCGAGCCTGGATTGCAAGACGACAGGTAATGGGCTTTATTTAAAGTTCACTGTTTgctagaacttttttttcctgctttccAAACAACCTTTAGTTTGAATTCACTAACCTTGTAGAGTCTTGAAAATTGCTTACAACAGGTAACAGCAAACTGTCTTTTAACAAATGGTAATTTGATATGGATAGACGAAATTGAAATGAATATACTGAAATTAACTGACCTTGTGATTTGTTGTAAACAGgctaaaaaaggcaaaaaaaaaaaatattatagaatagaaggactgggcaatatgacgatataatcatcaaaatgatataaaaatgtatatcgtACATATTTTTCAATATCTGTTCTATCtcgatataggctaggcctatatatgtttctttctgtctatgatttcacttaaaacttttATAGTCATTTTACACATAAGttcttaaatgagaaaatactcattTCATTTAtgaaagtatttaattcacacaggactatacaaaaataggttttaccatgtggttatttcatatagactattatttattgaattactaGAAAACATGATATGtcgtgatatactgtatattgttattaagatatgaaatgacctatatcgtgatagaagattttggccatattgcccagccctagatTATAGtgctttatttttatgttattgtgttCCAGGTACTAGAGAGAGCCAAGGCAGAGAGGAGGCTGCGTTTTACGTCAGCGGTCTTCCATCATCTCAGTGCCATAAAGATCCAACGAGCTCTGAGAGCCCACTGGGCTTTAGAGTCGGCCAAAAGACAAATCCATTCTGTCATCACCGTACAGGTACAGAAACATAGGCCCTGTTGTActgcaaagtgcattattactgtatcatactgtcggagatgtgtctgtgtttttgttccactgctttgcacggagctgataCCCACCCGCAATGGTGCCGGCGGTATGGAGGTCCCGCCGGTAcaaataaccttatattttgatgttcataaaatgtacccaaattcaccaatatgtaggatattactactgacattcatgtaatattacatcacaaCGTCTGCTCTATTAGCTGTGTTGCTACTACGTGTTTCtttgatcggatcacaagtggcatgtggagatgcattctaatgccaggtctgaacaaaCGTCCTTAAAGCTATCCACTTGTGATCCAaacactgaggacgcatgtcaataccaggtctgaacagggccatagaGCCCACaatgccttttttttcaaacaaagaTCTGACGCCGAAAAGCACTTCTGATGAATTTAATGAATCAGTGAAGAACATTTCTTATAATGATTCCCTTGTTTTTTCTCTAGCGATGGGTGAAAGCAAGGCAGCAGAGGAAACGGTAtctggaggacaggaggaaggtgATTTTAGCCCAGAGAGCGGTCAAGCGCTGGTTAGCTCGTCGCCACAAGGCTGCGTCCGTCATCCAGCGGGCCGTCCGCAAATTCCTCCTTCTCCGGCGCCAGAAGAGGGTTCAACAGGGCATTGTCAAAGCTCAGGTACTACAGTCAGTGTTGAATTTGGTACAAATGACTTCTGTTCTCTTATTAAAGAACTCAGGTGTTGTGATGCTAAGTAATAGTCCAAAGTATAGATATTAGTAGACAAAGAAGTCAATAAAATGTTAGTGTCTGTAACGGTGTATTGACCAAAAGTCAAACTGTCCAACCTTCTTCCTAGGACATATGAACACATGAGGGCAGTAAGACTCTAACAAAATCTTTAGTTTGAATGGAtggtagttttgttttttattgagtGGATATATACCATTTTAATCCTCACACAGGCTCCTCCCTTTGGCATAAAATGGTAAACATCCTTTGATCCGATGCACAAATGATTAGCAACTaatttgagtttttgttttaattgtcttttttttcttctctccatctccctccagGCTCTGTGGAGAGGACATCGCTCCCGCAGACTAAATGACAATGCCAAGGTGGTTAAGTTGAGACACCGCTTACGCAAAGTCTCTGCCAGCGTCCGAGAGGAGGACAAACTGTACAACAAGACGTCGTCTGCCCTGGACTACCTCCTTAGATACAAACACTTCTCCTACATTCTAGAGGCCCTGAGAAATCTCGGTAAgctttacctaaaaaaaaaaatgatcctctgatttacagacgtctctttatacatctatggctatggactcattggcgttttcggTCGAAAttggcggcagcgctaccgcTGCACCATCTAGCAgccattgtcaaaaaagcaccagagttttcACCTCTTTGCTTCAATACTCTTTGCTGTGGGAGAAAAAGTTCCTCTTCTGTTGTCTTTTGGTTGCGTGTTGTAATAGCAGAAGTGCTTGTGTTGTCAAGATGAGACTGAGTTCATTACATAAGAAGGTGGCTGACGTGTGTACTCTAAAAATCCAATTAAGTTAAGGCCTATGCACCTCATAGAAAAAATATGAGTATCCTTGTCGTCAGTCTTTTCAGTCACGCAGTTTGACCTGTATGCTCACAGAAgaccgtctgtgtgtgtgtgtgtgtgtgtgtgtgtgttacgtgtgtgtgtgctttcacAGAGACTGCCACCAGGCTGTCCCCAGAGTGCTGTGAGCGGCTGGTAGAGAGCGGAGCCACCAACGTCATCTTCACACTCATCCGCTGTTGCAACAGGAGCGTCCCCTGCATGGACGTCATCACCTACTCCATACAGATCCTCCTCAACCTCTCCAAGGTACAAACCCAGATCTGCTCTGTTTATCTAGTGTTGCCATGATAAGAAGTAATCAGGCTCTTGTGCTCGGGgcgctctgtggcaaacacacgtttatgatacttgcacgtgttgttcaacaagataatcatcacaaatgaacaccacttttatgattattgaagtgtgaatgctatcgccagaagtaaaaagctaacattaggccaTAAAAACAAACTACATCATGGTGGCATGAAAACGAGTagacacaacgaggctgtaaaggcggacgagtcggcgtgatgacgtttagtagtctcatttagctactgccttttttaagacacgtaaaagcttcaaaattcacaagtgggatatttactgatgtattttatatgtgtctgtatctgtattcccaaaatgtcaaactatactTTTATCTACATATTTATTGTGTCAGTTTGATAACTTCTAGTTTACAACTCATTACTACTACTCGTATTAGTTCatgttaaagtactaatactgcaCACTGTGCTGAATAACCAGTAACTGAGGATTGACGGAGAAGGCCACAGCATGTCCTCTCTCGCTTCCCCACAGACTTTCTGTTCCTTTTTTATACCAGGCTCAGTTTCTCTTCTGCAAAACCAAGTTCAAACTGAGGGCCAACATCTTTTTGTCTCCGTGTTTAAGTTTAGTGGTTCCTGTTTCCACAGTTTAGTGTGCATCATTGTGGATACTGCTGGAACATTCTGCAAAGtttgcattttcattcataatgagaccaaaaataaacaaaaatgttaggctctgatcagacagagcatgtTTTGCAGGTTGAattactatgcactacatactcaatagaGAGCCTAAGTCACCCCCTTCCGGTGGAGCAACCATTAGCTACCGCAGGcgaccataaaagtaagacagaaattatGTCTATCGCTGATGTACTGCCTGGTGCTAATACTGTGGAACAGCTAGAACGGGACATGGACAGGTGCAAATGGTTTTCCATCCAGTGTGATGAGTCCGTTGACTCCAGCAATACGGCCCAGCTGGCTGTCTTGAATGCCATGAAATCTAAGTTCAGCTAACAAGACTGACAGATGAACATTTAAATGACTCCATAAGAGTGAACCTAAGTGGATACACTCCAGCATGCACCTCTCTTGTTGACTCCATGCAGTGCCAGTCATCTCACTAACTGTTAAAAAGACTCAATGCATGTAACACATGCATATGAACTACAGATGATGAAGGGAATGTGAAGGGAAGTGAtatgtggacagacagaaaataaggacaagtaaaataagtaacaacattgttttgttttctatgacattAATCTAAGGCAATTTAATAGTGTGAGCTTGAcgcatcaccatcatcatcatttaataGTGTGAGCTAACCActgtggttagcactggcgcctcacagctagagggttgcaggttcaaatctggcttagggcccttctgtgtggagtttgcatgttctccccgtgttagcgtgggttttctccgggtactccggtttcctcccacagtccaaagacatgcaggttaagttaattgttgactctaaattgcccgtaggtgtgaatggttgtcgctcaaaacagtgaggcgaaggtctctccatgaatcactgctgatcctaatgttggcttttcctgcctcagcgcaggctgaggcagcggggctccgcagcgagtaacgtaatcgcctcccgaccgcagccggagagagcagggagacaccggcaaccggtcggtaacgagacgacaaagTTTCTCGCTGCgaagctccgtcacttcacaagacacgggaaacctctgttggtctggaggagctgcaacaattatttctgcacaaacgtccactgtacattcactagatattctcagagctactaactctcctgcagtgtggagtgagcgcgcgttcacgtctagaggtggagcgagtacgcgcacggtgtgttagtgaaggcaagcaggcagaggagtagtgagtccggccacacgcgagcgcgcatgtgtccagacccggtacatttatacgcttgaagttacaaacagtccctttaagaaatcaataatttgacacaaaaacagtccgcatgagtccgacatctgaactgcgcccatagcaacggtctgttatacataacaacggtctgttatacagaaattacagaccgaagaacaccgtgattgaccaataaTCAGAACCGAATATTCCACACAGCCATGTAATAATTAAGTTTAATTCCAtgtttgttatttctttcttttttcttctttttccccctctccttcactcactcactcactcgtgGTTTCCTCCCTCAGTACCACAAGACCATCGATGCAGTGTATTCGGTGGATACTTCTGTTGAAACGCTGCTGGACCTGCTGCAGAGATACCGGGAGAAGGCAGGGGATAAAGTGGCAGAAAAGGGCGGCAGCATCTTCACAAAGGCCTGCTTCCTTCTCGCTCTCCTGCTCCAAGACAAGCACCGTGCTGTGGTCTGTAGCTACTTCAACGACATGACTtttgaaatactgtatattattccaATGAATTATGAAAATTGAAATGCCAGATTCTAATTTTACCAGAAATATAGCTATTGTAGTTTTGTAAATGTAATGCaaactttttttatattctttagGAGGTTATGAAGCAACCCAAGGTCTTGGATAAGATACACAGTATTTACCGCCTCACTGCTCGCAAACACAAGATGGACGCTGAAAGAACTGTTATGAAACAGAAGATGAACGCATCAATAAATGGGACCTTCTTCTTTGAAGCAACACCTCGTAAATCCCGCCCTGTGCCAaagtatgtatacagtatgtgtgcatatatacaGTGCTGTATGTATCTGAGATATACAGATAGTATGCGTTTGCAGCGGAAATTGacattctgtttttgtttttcagatttgCACCGGATTGGGTTCTAAAAAAGGACAAGCTCAAAGATATTGTGGACCCTCTCAGGGCCATCCAGCTGGTGGCAAACACACTCTCCATTGTGTTGTAAATAGACAAGCTTTTAAATGTTGattcatcatcttgttttttttacttctggaaatattttacatttccatgttttccatgtatataataaaatgaatttgttTCTTAAACATGGGCCAGTTTCATCATCACTATGATTACTAGATTtacagagacagagggaagCTGAcgtttttttgacatgctatactataatttttttttgacatactattctactactatgacttttttttgtattttttcgacattctatagtatgattttttttcgatGTACTTTACAATGATTtctttccaacatactatactaaaacttttttactatactgactttcttcgacatactatactatgactttttttcaaaatactatacttaACTTTTCTTTCGACATGCTATGCTATGAAAATAgagtccaaaaaaagtcattctaTAGTATGTAGGAAAACTCATTATGGTATGTAAAAATTAAGAATTATTGCTATATtaagtcaaaaaaataaaagtcatagtatagtatgttgaaaaaaaagtcatactatagtatgtcgaaaaaataaaaaaagtcatagtatagtatggcgatgaaataaaaatagtcattatatagtatgttgaaaaaagtcatagtatagtatgtcgaaaaaagagtaaaaaatgatttttattttttattactttttatgacatacgacaatgacttttttcccacatactatactatgactttctttcaaaatactatactatgacttttctttcgaAATGCTATGTTATGAAAATAaggtccaaaaaaagtcatactatggtATGTCGGAAAAGCATTATGGTAtgtaaaaaacagtcatagtatgtcgaaaaaaaagtcatggtatagcatgtcgaaaaaaaagaaaatttgctATATTAagttgaaatatataaaaaagtcataatatagtatgtcgaaaaaaaatgaatgctaTATTaagtcgaaaaaattaaaaaaagtcatagtgtagtatgttgaaaaaaataaaaaagttatagtatagcatgtcaaaaaaaaatttaaaagtcatagtatgtagaaaaaaggcatagaaaaaagagtaaaaaatgttttttcttttttattactttttatgacatacgacaattacttttttttccacatactatgacttttctttcgaCATGCTATGATATGAAAATAGTTATTATGGTATGTAAAAAAGAGTCCTAgcaaaatgtcatagtatagtatgtcaaaaaaaaaaaaaaaaaaaaaaattggagtaTAGTAagttgaaaaagtaaaaaaaagttaaagtaaagtatttcgaaaaaaaaattgaaaattcatagtatagtatgtcgaaaaaagtcatactgtTGTTTCTTCAACAACACCAAGAGTAAAGTGCAATTAGCTCAATGTTACGTCCTACTTTCTGGCAGACACAATGTTTCAGTTGAAAGATAACACACATCCTAGATGGTACCTCTTAACAACAACTACAATAGCTTAAAGACAGATGGCATCACTGTCAAGTTACTCTGCAAGTAAACTGATGATACTTGCAGTGTATGtcggaaaaaacaacaaaaaaaacgtatagtatgtcgaaaaatttgaaaaaaagtcagagtatagaatgtcgaaaaaatagaaaaaagttttagtatagtatgtcgaaaaaataaaaaaaagtatagtgtgtcaaaaaaattaaaaaagtcatagtaaagtatttcaaaaaagtcaaagtatagtctgttgaaaatttaaaaaaatcacagtaaagtatgttgaaaaaataaaaaattcacagtatagtatgtcaacaaaAGATCTATAGTTTTGTctgtagaaaaaagtcataggg harbors:
- the aspm gene encoding abnormal spindle-like microcephaly-associated protein isoform X1, with the protein product MAETDTSTRRGVMDFSPVKRDNANKENDAPVLMLTLFSKAPFVTFGSVKLGTSRSVILRVVNPTEDSEAEVTVEKIPSSRGFSVDHNTFTIQPEGSFSLTVTWTPTEEGGIRELILFNANGVLKQQAVLLGRAEAPKKKKKSLWDTIKNKREGENVAVPRRKKTEQPLKMAANKTFQVSRKPQYKRDKPRSPLASLNEGKAVRERSLSKLSPVDDYSQNSREKEALNFTQRQRSLGLSDLENIRHVQRNSPLVLLVPAGKLMNSGIMSACSDASVGKPESKDLTKILNRTLSPIGTPEMFKKLMPHILSDSPLSAPVNSDSDSVITGTPVLSLKDALALIDSDLSHIHTSPRDTSSSCGFSDSLESKSGNHGCGPDGNVLKALPDSPQGYESGEPRLTFFVSKKVDVTEVVAEADNATGRVKKASFTSATVIKSKAPVEANNSSGRKIKKSRRRLLEKTLELSDGSSQCESGPDTPGLPVIDPDKETKGWQSSEATFSLCGDGDQAQEFTFSGLTPRPDGSPIPITFPVTSPPSVAAARFSFSATSTPPASIDFTVSSPSPLGSSSPLYHNLMSPTVSVPPSVQEDSFPIHIAAKSKKRKSEEFLKSNATIEDAGKAERVKRSRVVAGKTEPPRSIQERRNASQRQPPRTAGSVRSMTTSSLKTVRSVVPAQAKQSSSKLTSQGARSLKSSGVSSTKTAKVVAVAQSKLTFIKPAQTAIPRHPMPFAAKNMFYDERWIEKQERGFTWWINYVLTPDDFKVNTEVAKVNAVSLAMGSDDKYGGPKAPTKEEMSFSTYTARRKLNRLRRSACQLFTSEAMVKAIQKLELEVEAKRLLIRKDRHLWKDIGERRKVLNWLLSYNPLWLRIGLETIFGELLSLESNSDALGLAMFILQRLLWNPDIAAQFRHAKVPNLYKDGHEEVLSRFTLKKLLLLVCFLDKAKESRLIEHNPCLFCLDAEFKTSKDLLLAFSRDFLSGEGILPRHLGYLGLPVSHVQTPLDEFNFAVKNLAVDLKCGIRLVRVMELLIQDWSLSAKLRLPAISRLQKVHNVDMALQVLKSKGVDLKTELGSNIDSRDIVDGHREKTLSLLWKIIFAFHVEVVLDEDQLREEIGFLKRTLRTKRRLASLRADRGLQMSPAKTKAPYEHSSTKITLLMDWVRAVCDFYNLKVENFTVAFSDGRVLCHLIHHYHPSLLPERVVSHSTTQTVECSPRGRLELNCSASDSDNSFDSLPTGLNDPDSPSVKFKELLENEKNNFGQVNTAVSFLGGVPAMINPADMSNTIPNEKVVMSYLSFLCARLLDLRNETRAARVIQGAWRKYRLKKDLQLYKERNIAASKIQLVVRSFLQKRRAKRQNQASIIIQSVWRGFAARNRLRLKKRAQLRALQHEAATVIQAQWRMFSVMRAYQRLRYYTIVVQAQWRMRRAASAYGRIYWAATVIQKHSRAWALAKRDREYYLSLRAAVVKIQRGYRGWKTKETEKENRAAKVIQAVFKKWYEEKMAKRTAAAVKIQSWYRMRMCLHQYRKIKRNTVLIQAQYRGHAQRRCFQMLKLQHHSAIVIQSAFRGHAVRKQVAKMRCAAVIIQRWFGASMERQMFVRMKCAAVTIQAAYRGKVARESLREQHKAATVIQAAFRKYAAQRRYLVLRKAAAVMQRKYRATMLARETKKDYDALRNAALVIQANWRGRADRKGIEKRHQCATLIQAHYRRHKAQAEYRSKKACAVVVQRRYRAYVAVKEMRKAFLHTRAACVTLQAGFRGMRVRTELRKNHWAATVIQSSVRMFLCKKQYFLLQSAAIIIQSRYRALLVCRAQQKEYRELKQATIRMQAVYRGFRAREDLKKKHNAARAIQTQFRMHRMRMAYLATKCAAIIIQDRYRAKMLRDQQMQRYRTMKSAAVIIQAAYRGHRARRKIVEMYRAATILQRKFLTIRERNSFLALKAAALACQQMYRAVTLARKVRLDYLSKRRAVICMQAAYRGCKVRKQLRIQHAAAVTIQSHFRKYQQRTFYKTLRWAVSVLQTRYRANKKMREEMQALSAKRNAAVVLQAAFRGMKSRRIVKQRHQAASVIQRAYRTQCEHKQYLTLKSSVLTIQRRYRATVAAKEQMQKFQTMRSVAVVLQAAYRGQRVRKEVARQHQAATVIQSAFRKHREEVKFQAMRLSAIIIQRQYRSWMLQRREREKYLKARHSAIVLQAAFRGHLVRTNIAKMHRAATVIQANFKWHKQQSAFRRQRWAACVLQQRFRAQRQRNLEMKHYQQCRNAVIMLQAAYRGMKSRRIIKQRHQAASVIQRAYGTHCEHKQYLKLKSSVLTIQRRYRATVAAKEQMQKYQTMCSAAVVLQAAYRGQQVRKEVARQHQAATVIQSAFRKHREEVKFQAMRLSAIIIQRCYRSCILQRREREKYLKARHSAIILQAAFRGHQVRTNIAKMHRAATVIQANFKRHKQQSAFRRQRWAACVLQQRFRAQRQRNTEVKHYQQVRKAAIMLQAAYRGLKLRQNIKQKHQAASVIQRAYRAHCEHKQYLNLKSSVLTIQRRYRATVAAKEQMQKFQTMCSAAVVLQAAYRGQQVRKEVARRHQAATVIQSAFRKHREEVKFQAMRLSAIIIQRQYRSWMLQRREREKYLKVRHSAIVLQAAFRGHLVRTNIAKMHRAATVIQANFKMHKQQSAFRRQRWAACVLQQRFRAQRQRNLEVKQYQLCRNGVIMLQAAYRGMKSRRIIKQRHQAASVIQRAYRTHCEHKQYLNLKSSVLTIQRRYRATVAAKEQMQKYQTMCSAAVVLQAAYRGQQVRKEIARQHQAATVIQSAFRKHREEVKFQAMRLSAIIIQRQYRSWMLQRREREKYLKARHSAIVLQAAIRGHLVRTNIAKMHRAATVIQANFKRYKQQSAFRRQRWAACVLQQRFRAQRQRNTEVKHYQQVRKAAIMLQAAYRGLKSRRIIKQRHQAASVIQRAYRAQCELKQYLNLKSSVLTIQRRYRATVAAKEQMQKYQTMRSAAVVLQAAYRGQQVRKEVARRHQSATVIQSAFRKHREEVKFQAMRLSAIIIQRYYRSCILQRQERAKYLIARHSAIVLQAAFRGHQVRTNIAKMHRAATVIQANFKRYKQQSAFRRQRWAACVLQQRFRAQRQRNTEVKHYQQCRNAVINLQAAFRGMKSRRIIKQRHQAASVVQRAYRGFSERQQYLKLKSSVLTIQRRYRAAVAAKAQRTQYLEMRSAAIIVQAAYRGQQVRKEVARWHQASIVIQSAFRKHREEVKFQAMRLSAIIIQRHYRSCMLQRQERETFLKMKQSTTTLQAAFRGWCVRRDLSRQNQAAIVIQSWWRCSVQRRIFQRKRETTVTIQRRVRAVQLGKLERNNYTQMRRAAITLQTHCRAWIARRQVLERAKAERRLRFTSAVFHHLSAIKIQRALRAHWALESAKRQIHSVITVQRWVKARQQRKRYLEDRRKVILAQRAVKRWLARRHKAASVIQRAVRKFLLLRRQKRVQQGIVKAQALWRGHRSRRLNDNAKVVKLRHRLRKVSASVREEDKLYNKTSSALDYLLRYKHFSYILEALRNLETATRLSPECCERLVESGATNVIFTLIRCCNRSVPCMDVITYSIQILLNLSKYHKTIDAVYSVDTSVETLLDLLQRYREKAGDKVAEKGGSIFTKACFLLALLLQDKHRAVEVMKQPKVLDKIHSIYRLTARKHKMDAERTVMKQKMNASINGTFFFEATPRKSRPVPKFAPDWVLKKDKLKDIVDPLRAIQLVANTLSIVL